A window of Actinomadura viridis genomic DNA:
AACGGGTCGAGCGGAGCGTCGTCGTGCACACCCCCACGCTACTGCCACGCCCCCCGGTCGGTGCACCCCCCGATTTCATCCGGACGCGAACCGCCGTGCCGGGCCCGGCGTGTCCGCGTCCCGGATCGTGCCCGGTCACGGGCGCGCCGCGGGCCGGGCACGGGGACCGGAACGCCGCCGCCCAGGGGCGTCACGGCCCGTCCGGAGCGCCCCGGGGAATGCCGGGACGGGCACGCGGCGTTGCCGCAGGACCGGCTCCCGGCCCGTCCCGGATGTCGTCAAGACCACTCGCCGCCGCGCGCAAAGCGCCGTCCCGGGCCAGGTCAGGGTCCTACCATGGAACGAGGCCGTCGTGACCTGGCCGTACCATCCGACGCCAGCAGGGAAGGTAGTCATGAACCCCGCCGCAGAGCCCCGGATCATCCCCGAGGGCCTCACCTTCGACGACGTGCTGCTGCTGCCGGGCTACTCGGACCTGCAGCCGGGCGATGTGGACACCACCACCCGGCTGACCCGGGGGATCACCCTGCGCATCCCGCTGGTGTCGGCGGCGATGGACACCGTCACCGAGTCCCGTACGGCGGTCGCGATGGCCCGCCAGGGGGGCATCGGCGTGCTGCACCGCAACATGCCGGTGGAGGAGCAGGCCGCCGAGGCCGACCGGGTGAAGCGGTCCGAGGCCGGGATGATCACCAATCCGGTGACCTGCCTCCCGGACGCGACGCTGGCCGACGTCGAGGAGCTGTGCGCCCGCTACCGGATCTCCGGGGTCCCCGTCACCGACGTGCGCGGGGTGCTGGTCGGCATCGTCACCAACCGCGACATGCGCTTCGAGAACGACCTGTCCCGCCCGGTGCGCGAGGTCATGACCCCGATGCCGCTGATCACCGCGCCGGTGGAGGTCTCCCGGGAGGACGCGTTCGCGCTGCTGGCCGGCAACAAGATCGAGAAGCTGCCGCTGGTGGACGGGGACGGCCGGCTGCGCGGGCTGATCACGGTCAAGGACTTCACCAAGAGCGAGCAATATCCCGACTCCACCAAGGACACCGACGGCCGGCTGCTGGTGGCGGCGGCCGTGGGGGTCGGCGAGGACGCGATCCGCCGGGCCCAGGCGCTGATCGACGCGGGCACCGACGTGATCGTGGTGGACACCGCGCACGGCCACTCCAAGGGCGTCGCCGACACCATCGCCAAGATCAAGGCCAACTCCCGGGTGGAGGTGGTCGGCGGCAACGTGGCCACCTACGCGGGCGCGCGGGCGCTGGCCGAGGCGGGCGCGGACGCGGTGAAGGTGGGCGTGGGCCCCGGCTCCATCTGCACCACCCGGGTGGTCGCGGGCGTCGGCGTCCCGCAGATCACCGCGATCTCCGAGGCGTCCCGGGCGGCGCGGGAGGCCGGGATCCCGGTGATCGGCGACGGCGGTCTGCAGTACTCCGGCGACATCGCCAAGGCGCTGGTGGCCGGTGCCGACACCGTGATGCTGGGCAGCCTGCTGGCCGGCGTCGAGGAGTCGCCCGGCGAGCTGATCTTCGTGCACGGCAAGCAGTACAAGTCGTACCGGGGCATGGGCTCGCTCGGCGCGATGCGCAACCGCGAGCGCGGCGGGTCCTTCTCCAAGGACCGGTACGCGCAGGCCGACGTCTCCAGCGAGGAGAAGCTGATCCCCGAGGGCGTGGAGGGCCAGGTGCCCTACCGGGGGCCGCTGTCCAACGTCGCCCACCAGCTCGTCGGGGGGCTGCACCAGTCGATGTGGTACGCGGGCGCCCGTACGGTCCCGGAGTTGCAGGAGCGCGGCCGGCTCATGCGGATCACCGCCGCCGGGCTCAAGGAGAGCCACCCGCACGACATCCAGATGACGGTCGAGGCGCCCAACTACCAGGGCCGCTGATCTCCGGCGGGCCGGTCGGGCCGGTCGGGGCGCTCGGGACGGATGGGTAAACTCGCCGTGGCTTGTTCCCCGCCGCGGGCGGGAACACTCCCGCACGATCACGATGTGTCCGCCCGCGAGCTCGCGTACGGGCCTGGAAAGAGGAAGCGCAGTGGCTGCTGAGGTTGAGATCGGCCGGGGCAAGAGCGGGCGCCGGGCCTATGCCTTCGACGAGATCGGCATCGTCCCGTCGCGCCGCACGCGCGACCCCGAGGAGGTCAGCGTCGCCTGGCAGATCGACGCCTACCGCTTCGAGATGCCGCTGGTGGTCGCGCCGATGGACAGCGTGGTCAGCCCGGCGATCGCGATCGAGGTCGGGCGGCTGGGCGGGCTGGCGGTGCTCGACCTGGAAGGTCTGTGGACCCGGTACGACAACCCCGAGTCCCTGCTGGCCGAGATCGCCTCGCTGGACGACGCCCGCGCCACCCGCCGGCTCCAGGAGATCTACCAGGAGCCGATCAAGGAGGAGCTGATCGGCCGCCGGATCCAGGAGATCCGCGACTCCGGCGTGACCGTGGCCGCCCGGCTGTCGCCGCAGCGCACCGCGCAGTTCCACAAGGCCGTGATCGACGCCGGCGTGGACCTGTTCGTGATCCGCGGCACCACGGTGTCGGCCGAGCACGTGTCGGGCCGCGCCGAGCCGCTCAACCTCAAGCAGTTCATCTACGACCTGGACGTCCCGGTCATCGTCGGCGGCTGCTCGACCTACACCGCGGCGCTGCACCTGATGCGCACCGGCGCGGCCGGGGTGCTGGTCGGGTTCGGCGGCGGCTCCGGGCACACCACCCGTACGGTGCTGGGCGTGGCGGTGCCGATGGCCACCGCCGTCGCCGACGTGGCGGCGGCCCGCCGCGACTACCTCGACGAGTCCGGCGGCCGGTACGTGCACGTCATCGCCGACGGCGGCATGACCAACAGCGGTGAGATCGCCAAGGCGTTCGCCTGCGGCTCGGACGCGGTCATGGTCGGCTCGCCGTTCGCCCGTTCCACCGAGGCGCCGGGCCGCGGCTACCACTGGGGCAGCGAGGCCCACCACGGCGACGTGCCCCGCGGCACCCGCATCGACCTGGGCACGATCGGCAGCATGCAGCAGATCCTGCACGGGCCCTCGCATGTGGCCGACGGCTCGATGAACCTCATCGGCGCCCTCCGCCGGGCGATGGCGACCTCGGGTTACACCGAGCTCAAGGAGTTCCAGCGCGTCCAGGTGGTCGTCGCCCCGCACGCGTACTGACCCGGGCGGCCGGCCGGTGCACCGGCCGGCGTCCGCCCTGTGCGGGACCGGTTTCCGCCCCGTGCGGGAACCGGCGTCCGCCCTGTGTGGGGCGTCTCACCATCCGGAATGCCCCAGTCAGGGATAATCCGGGCATAGTCGGTGTGCCGTCATCCTTACTGTTGGGTAGGAATCTTTCACTATCCGACCTCACAGGGGGAATCGCGATGACGGGATCACCGGTGACCGGACTGGGCAGCTCGCGGCTGGGGCCGGCCGAGCGGGCCCGCGCCCTGGACGCGATGGCGCGCGAGGAGTTCGACGTCCTCGTGGTGGGGGCGGGGATCGTGGGCGCCGGGGCCGCGCTCGACGCCGCGACCCGGGGCCTGTCGGTGGGGGTGGTGGAGGCCCGCGACTTCGCCTCCGGGACGTCCTCGCGTTCCTCGAAGCTGATCCACGGCGGGTTGCGCTACCTGGAGCAGTACAACTTCGACCTGGTGCGGGAGGCGTTGACCGAGCGCGCCCTGCTGCTGCGGATCGCCCCGCACCTGGTCCGGCCGGTCCCGTTCCTCCTGCCGACCACCCACCGGGTCTGGGAGCGCGGCTACTTCGGCGCGGGGGTCGCGCTGTACGACCTGCTGGCGCTCCAGATGGGCAACAGCCGCGGCCTGCCGAACCACCGGCACCTGACCCGCCGCGGCGCCCTCAGGCTGGCCCCGTCGCTGCGCAAGGACGCCTTCGTCGGCGCCATCCAGTACTGGGACGCGCAGGTCGACGACGCCCGTTACGTGATGACGGTGCTGCGTACGGCCGCCGCCTACGGGGCCCGCATCGCCTCCCGTACCCAGGCCGTCGGTTTCCTCCGCGAGGGGGAGCGGGTGACCGGGGTCCGGATCCGCGACCTGGAGGCCGGGACCACCACCGAGGTGCGCGCCAAGCAGGTCGTCAACGCCACGGGCGTGTGGACCGACGACATCCAGGAGCTGGTCGGCGGGCGCGGGCAGATCCACGTCCGCTCGTCCAAGGGCATCCACCTGGTCGTCCCCAAGGACCGCATCCACTCCTCGACCGGCATCATCCTGCGCACCGAGAAGTCGGTGCTGTTCGTCATCCCGTGGGGCCGGCACTGGATCATCGGGACCACCGACACGGCCTGGGACCTGGACAAGGCGCACCCCGCCGCGTCCCGCGCCGACATCGACTACGTGCTGGAGCACGTCAACTCGGTCCTCAACACCCCGCTCACGCACGACGACGTCGAGGGCGTGTACGCGGGGCTCCGGCCGCTGCTGGTGGGGGAGACCGAGGAGACCTCCCAGCTGTCGCGCGAGCACGTCGTGGCGCACCCGGTGCCGGGGCTGGTGCTGGTCGCGGGCGGGAAGTACACCACGTACCGGGTGATGGCCAAGGACGCCATCGACGCGGTCGCGCACGGCCTGGACGGCAAGGTCGCCGAGTCGTGCACCGACGGCATCTCGCTGGTCGGCGGCGAGGGGTTCCAGGCGATGTGGAACGCCCGGCACCGGCTCGCCTCGATGTCGGGGCTGCACGTGGCGCGGATCGAGCACCTGCTCCAGCGGTACGGGGTGCTGGTCGACGACCTGCTGGAACTGATCGCCGATCAGCCCGACCTGGGCAAGCCGCTGGCCGGCGCCGACGACTACCTGCGCGCGGA
This region includes:
- the guaB gene encoding IMP dehydrogenase — protein: MNPAAEPRIIPEGLTFDDVLLLPGYSDLQPGDVDTTTRLTRGITLRIPLVSAAMDTVTESRTAVAMARQGGIGVLHRNMPVEEQAAEADRVKRSEAGMITNPVTCLPDATLADVEELCARYRISGVPVTDVRGVLVGIVTNRDMRFENDLSRPVREVMTPMPLITAPVEVSREDAFALLAGNKIEKLPLVDGDGRLRGLITVKDFTKSEQYPDSTKDTDGRLLVAAAVGVGEDAIRRAQALIDAGTDVIVVDTAHGHSKGVADTIAKIKANSRVEVVGGNVATYAGARALAEAGADAVKVGVGPGSICTTRVVAGVGVPQITAISEASRAAREAGIPVIGDGGLQYSGDIAKALVAGADTVMLGSLLAGVEESPGELIFVHGKQYKSYRGMGSLGAMRNRERGGSFSKDRYAQADVSSEEKLIPEGVEGQVPYRGPLSNVAHQLVGGLHQSMWYAGARTVPELQERGRLMRITAAGLKESHPHDIQMTVEAPNYQGR
- a CDS encoding GuaB3 family IMP dehydrogenase-related protein; translation: MAAEVEIGRGKSGRRAYAFDEIGIVPSRRTRDPEEVSVAWQIDAYRFEMPLVVAPMDSVVSPAIAIEVGRLGGLAVLDLEGLWTRYDNPESLLAEIASLDDARATRRLQEIYQEPIKEELIGRRIQEIRDSGVTVAARLSPQRTAQFHKAVIDAGVDLFVIRGTTVSAEHVSGRAEPLNLKQFIYDLDVPVIVGGCSTYTAALHLMRTGAAGVLVGFGGGSGHTTRTVLGVAVPMATAVADVAAARRDYLDESGGRYVHVIADGGMTNSGEIAKAFACGSDAVMVGSPFARSTEAPGRGYHWGSEAHHGDVPRGTRIDLGTIGSMQQILHGPSHVADGSMNLIGALRRAMATSGYTELKEFQRVQVVVAPHAY
- a CDS encoding glycerol-3-phosphate dehydrogenase/oxidase, whose product is MTGSPVTGLGSSRLGPAERARALDAMAREEFDVLVVGAGIVGAGAALDAATRGLSVGVVEARDFASGTSSRSSKLIHGGLRYLEQYNFDLVREALTERALLLRIAPHLVRPVPFLLPTTHRVWERGYFGAGVALYDLLALQMGNSRGLPNHRHLTRRGALRLAPSLRKDAFVGAIQYWDAQVDDARYVMTVLRTAAAYGARIASRTQAVGFLREGERVTGVRIRDLEAGTTTEVRAKQVVNATGVWTDDIQELVGGRGQIHVRSSKGIHLVVPKDRIHSSTGIILRTEKSVLFVIPWGRHWIIGTTDTAWDLDKAHPAASRADIDYVLEHVNSVLNTPLTHDDVEGVYAGLRPLLVGETEETSQLSREHVVAHPVPGLVLVAGGKYTTYRVMAKDAIDAVAHGLDGKVAESCTDGISLVGGEGFQAMWNARHRLASMSGLHVARIEHLLQRYGVLVDDLLELIADQPDLGKPLAGADDYLRAEVVYAATHEGARHLNDVLARRTRISIETWDRGLGVVQEAADLVAPVLGWSKKQRDREIEYYHKRVEAERLSQSQEGDQEADARRRGAPDIVPIVTP